One window from the genome of Rufibacter tibetensis encodes:
- a CDS encoding pectinesterase family protein, with product MVSIQLSKQLKLLLLLCMAIAFTTQAQQLAFPGAEGFGRFTTGGRGGAVYAVTNLNDSGAGSLREAVSKSGARTIVFRVSGTISLQSNLNITNGNITIAGQTAPGDGITIKNFPVNVNSDNVIIRYLRFRMGDEALQEADALGGRFRKGIIVDHCSMSWSTDECVSFYGNENFTLQWSIISESLRNSVHVKEAHGYGGIWGGKNASFHHNLLANHDSRNPRLGEEAGKAYALTDLVDLRNNVLYNWGNNSAYGGEAMNVNMVNNYYKPGPATVSSKRERILSIDKNNTEGTEVYNIWGKFYINGNFVEGSARATSDNWTYGVFNQFHGSYGTVSEADKAAMKLSEPHPIGGNVVTHAATEAYELVLQQAGASLKRDAVDVRIIEHVKNGTYTAPGSKGSTNGIIDSQADVGGWPALESTLAPQDTDNDGMPDAWEQQNGLNPNLASDGNAYGSNGYTNLENYLNSLSTLSSSKDPAILASGSFSTFNQAIGSPSAAQTLLVSGSNLTGNISIAAPANYQLSVDGTNWLNSITLTANAGTVSSTSIKVRLNAQATGTYSGTLVLSGGGAESVSFSLNGTTSMPEPEPESQFLGAFPDVDGGFENQTVGSSSTVSSHTSTTKWEASSSIQILNTNARTGSKVLHWNGASASVKYLLAPVLIAPTLQAGTKYVVQFWYKKPASSGAGSLFLSGYNSITGGMSGGTGTTTAERDETSHSTALSEWKLFQGVMTTQSGVTVTNTYPGIKVENPQSPYFDIDDYVIYQGSTFDMTAPDVATSPASKGAANSIAISWQAPASGVDGGGYLVVRSASATAPVPNANGVYVTGNTMGANSSVVFTGKNTQFSDNGSIAALASGTTYYYHIFTVDKAFNYSPAATISGAVQAHQTPVVSLAGTLGSFTQEVGKPSAAKTFTVKGTDLGASVEITAPAGFEISADETTWQTSLSLAPANNSLDATRFVRLNAPVAGSYSGNLLASSTGAANATLAIDGTTTAAAIVYTPANADAVVALDGTGNFTSIQAAINAAPTGRTTPYVIYIKNGKYVEKVNIPSNKPFLQFIGESAANTIISWDSYAGKVENGVTLGTNTSATLTVNANDFFMMSITVENASGYVGDGPQALALYVVGDRNAFKGCRFISGQDTVWHNGDGKRQYFKDCYIDGNTDFVFGSSIAVFDNCIIYGRDRIDGNSGGYVTAANTPAGQPYGEVFRDCRIPNNRGVTNYSLGRPWQNDLGKESKTVFLNTVMGTSVIPAGWSVWNATTNTSLITYAEYKSKKYNGELVDVSQRVSWSKQLTDAQAALYYDNTNLFGAWNPNAAFPALNNMVPAELAVANFRAQRGASSTTLSWNLSWPMSDVLYEVFRSTDNVNFTKVSTVKGSTDEVVAFSVTDGVPVKGTVYYYYVKASKAGLTAHQSYIAIVDPSIPIDGEFRSAGSGFWTNATTGNGANASSIWEKYSASTKTWVLQAKGVQPNSVNVTIREGHSVIVDGLKNANNLTIESGAVLKGNGGYNTTPNAQTLRIGAGSAASVLLQNDGVFGGNSNPDDLIIMEFNPACASVLWTGSGTSRITRLRPVPGNTNPLQVTFDQDVDLSFNNAAFTAYYNHVSNTTNENVTFTINKGKTVRLVHPSGSFSPTGTSTANPGGNYTYNIDGTLDLSATTTNSNLVPLSTNASSLISLNIGSSGTLKLGTGFNTVNSAPSSTSNGRVVMTVADGGTIDATKTTNLRLGTNYFIMSENAVLKRAVGATAVTFPIGTATNSYNPVTLTNTGTFDNFAITVKNTFDNPVTEPGKVVNKQWSIKEDVEGGSMLAAQFGWNAADQASAFDPAQQLYVMKYADGDWETTAATLTGSGTTASPYVATATGFTNLSFFGVTTFTKAIPTLKMEDGTFTYNGQPYSATAYAYGVNGSEDRLQPEVTLVYKDAAGTTLAGLPVEAGVYTVEAAFAGNKYYTAASKTAILTINPAAITVKADPLTKQWSDPDPVLSFVVEGTLIGTDTFTGSLERLAGEELGTYTVNQGTLALSSNYVLTFVPNILTITQEDALITFTGSQFVNTSCATCSGATVTLSATIQDISATGDAAGDVHPGDISKAKVRFVNRETNTAISDWLSVVLVNNADKLTGTAVYNWATTTGASDAADYTIGIEVDNGPYFRNSAADNVTVLVAKPLNDFVVGAGAISTSNSKGQYAADAGAKIHFAANVKYNKSGKNLQGRVNVIFSRTEADGIAHVYQLKGNVMNSLSTNTADQMNKLAVFTGKAAMVDITNPLNPLSVAGNLTLQVEMTDKGVTGANDAISFTVWTNEGGLLLSSKWTGTSSAKTNLSGGNISITGGSVTSGNVTSTQVSTMGIETGKPQVRVYPIPSNSYFTLVLEGTEGETAEVMVRDLTNRKVEQFKSEVDKSVQFGDKLAAGTYLVEIWQGGKRTTIKVVKQ from the coding sequence ATGGTTTCAATTCAATTAAGTAAACAACTCAAGTTGCTCTTGTTGCTGTGTATGGCTATTGCCTTTACCACACAGGCCCAGCAATTGGCGTTTCCTGGCGCTGAAGGTTTTGGTCGGTTTACCACCGGTGGACGGGGCGGAGCAGTTTATGCGGTAACAAACCTGAATGATTCTGGCGCAGGTAGCCTACGGGAGGCTGTGAGTAAATCTGGTGCCCGAACAATTGTCTTTAGAGTATCAGGAACGATTAGCTTACAGTCCAATCTGAATATAACTAATGGTAACATCACCATAGCCGGCCAAACTGCCCCTGGCGATGGGATTACCATCAAAAACTTTCCGGTTAATGTAAATTCGGATAATGTCATTATCAGGTATTTACGGTTCCGGATGGGGGATGAAGCGTTACAGGAGGCAGATGCATTGGGAGGCCGCTTTAGAAAAGGCATCATTGTAGACCATTGCTCCATGAGTTGGTCAACCGATGAGTGTGTGTCCTTTTACGGGAATGAGAACTTCACCTTACAGTGGAGCATCATCTCTGAGAGCCTTCGCAACTCTGTACACGTGAAAGAGGCGCATGGCTATGGTGGCATTTGGGGCGGCAAGAACGCTTCATTCCACCATAACCTGTTGGCTAACCATGACAGCCGTAATCCCAGGTTAGGAGAAGAGGCGGGAAAGGCCTATGCTCTTACAGACTTGGTAGACTTGCGCAATAATGTTCTTTACAACTGGGGGAACAACAGTGCCTACGGGGGAGAAGCCATGAACGTGAACATGGTGAATAATTACTATAAACCTGGTCCAGCTACTGTTTCTTCTAAAAGAGAGCGGATCCTCTCCATTGATAAAAATAATACAGAGGGCACAGAAGTATACAATATTTGGGGCAAGTTCTACATAAACGGAAATTTTGTGGAGGGAAGTGCCCGGGCAACAAGTGACAACTGGACGTATGGCGTGTTCAACCAATTTCACGGTAGTTACGGTACCGTCTCAGAAGCCGATAAAGCAGCCATGAAGCTTTCTGAGCCACATCCAATTGGGGGGAATGTGGTGACGCATGCAGCCACGGAGGCTTATGAATTAGTGCTTCAGCAGGCAGGGGCATCACTTAAACGTGATGCAGTAGATGTTCGCATTATTGAACATGTGAAGAATGGTACTTATACAGCTCCTGGGTCAAAGGGTAGCACCAATGGGATCATAGACTCGCAGGCTGACGTTGGCGGATGGCCGGCACTTGAATCAACTCTTGCACCACAAGATACAGATAATGATGGCATGCCAGATGCCTGGGAGCAGCAGAATGGCTTGAATCCGAATCTTGCTTCTGACGGAAATGCCTATGGGAGCAACGGCTATACCAACCTTGAAAACTATTTAAATAGTTTATCTACCCTCTCTTCCTCTAAAGACCCGGCTATATTAGCAAGTGGTTCTTTCAGTACTTTCAACCAGGCAATTGGTTCTCCTTCGGCTGCTCAGACTTTGTTGGTTTCCGGTTCAAACCTCACTGGTAACATTTCCATTGCAGCACCTGCCAATTACCAATTATCCGTTGATGGCACCAACTGGCTGAATAGTATAACCCTGACAGCAAATGCCGGAACAGTTTCCTCCACCTCTATCAAAGTGCGTTTAAATGCGCAGGCTACCGGAACATATTCAGGTACCCTGGTGCTTTCAGGAGGGGGAGCCGAGTCGGTTAGTTTTTCATTAAATGGTACAACTTCTATGCCCGAGCCAGAGCCAGAAAGCCAGTTTTTGGGCGCTTTCCCCGATGTAGATGGTGGTTTTGAAAACCAGACAGTGGGCTCCTCTTCCACTGTGTCCTCCCATACCTCAACTACTAAGTGGGAGGCATCTTCTTCCATTCAAATCCTGAACACCAACGCCCGCACGGGTTCCAAGGTACTGCATTGGAATGGGGCTAGTGCCAGCGTGAAATACCTTTTAGCGCCTGTTTTAATCGCTCCTACACTGCAGGCGGGTACCAAATATGTGGTGCAGTTCTGGTATAAGAAGCCAGCAAGCAGCGGAGCAGGCAGTTTGTTCCTGAGTGGCTATAATAGTATTACAGGTGGTATGAGTGGTGGAACTGGTACCACCACTGCCGAGAGGGATGAGACCTCACATAGTACTGCATTATCTGAATGGAAATTATTCCAGGGCGTGATGACTACGCAGAGTGGAGTTACGGTTACCAATACCTATCCTGGTATCAAAGTAGAAAATCCGCAGTCTCCTTATTTTGACATTGATGACTATGTAATCTATCAAGGAAGTACCTTTGATATGACCGCTCCGGATGTTGCTACCTCGCCAGCGAGTAAAGGCGCGGCCAATAGTATTGCCATAAGCTGGCAGGCTCCTGCCAGTGGGGTTGACGGAGGTGGTTACTTGGTTGTGCGCAGCGCTTCTGCAACAGCACCGGTGCCCAATGCCAACGGGGTATATGTAACCGGCAATACAATGGGGGCAAATAGCTCAGTTGTATTCACAGGGAAGAATACCCAGTTCTCAGATAATGGAAGCATTGCAGCCCTCGCTTCCGGCACTACCTATTACTATCACATCTTCACCGTAGACAAAGCCTTTAACTATTCACCAGCGGCCACCATTTCTGGTGCAGTTCAGGCGCACCAGACTCCTGTGGTTTCACTGGCAGGCACCTTGGGGTCGTTTACCCAAGAGGTAGGGAAACCTTCTGCTGCAAAGACCTTCACCGTAAAAGGAACAGATCTGGGAGCATCGGTAGAGATAACGGCTCCCGCTGGTTTTGAAATATCTGCCGATGAAACAACATGGCAGACTTCTTTAAGTCTTGCGCCAGCCAATAACAGCCTTGATGCTACCCGGTTTGTGCGGTTGAATGCGCCTGTGGCCGGTTCCTACAGCGGTAATCTGCTTGCCTCCAGCACCGGAGCCGCTAATGCAACTCTGGCTATTGATGGCACTACAACGGCTGCGGCTATTGTCTATACACCGGCCAATGCCGATGCAGTAGTTGCTCTGGATGGTACGGGTAATTTTACCAGCATACAGGCAGCTATCAATGCGGCCCCAACCGGTAGAACTACTCCTTATGTGATTTATATCAAGAATGGGAAATATGTAGAAAAAGTAAACATTCCTTCCAACAAACCTTTCCTACAATTTATCGGGGAAAGCGCGGCCAATACCATTATCAGTTGGGATTCCTATGCTGGCAAGGTAGAGAATGGCGTGACGCTTGGCACCAATACTTCTGCCACTCTTACTGTGAACGCCAATGACTTTTTCATGATGAGCATCACGGTAGAGAACGCTTCGGGTTACGTAGGAGATGGGCCGCAGGCGCTTGCCTTGTATGTAGTGGGTGACCGGAACGCATTTAAAGGTTGCCGGTTCATCAGTGGTCAGGATACCGTATGGCATAACGGCGACGGCAAACGGCAGTACTTCAAAGACTGTTACATAGATGGCAACACAGATTTCGTATTTGGTAGCTCTATTGCAGTGTTTGATAACTGTATCATCTATGGCAGAGATAGGATTGATGGCAACTCAGGCGGATATGTTACCGCCGCCAATACACCGGCCGGTCAACCCTATGGTGAGGTATTCAGGGATTGCCGTATCCCCAATAACCGGGGTGTAACTAATTATTCCTTGGGAAGGCCTTGGCAGAATGATTTAGGGAAAGAGTCTAAGACTGTCTTCTTGAATACGGTAATGGGCACTTCCGTTATCCCTGCTGGTTGGTCGGTTTGGAATGCCACTACCAATACTTCGCTTATTACTTATGCAGAATACAAAAGCAAAAAGTATAACGGTGAGTTAGTGGATGTAAGCCAGCGCGTTTCCTGGTCTAAACAGTTAACCGATGCACAGGCAGCGCTTTATTATGACAACACAAACCTGTTTGGTGCCTGGAATCCTAATGCTGCCTTTCCAGCCTTGAACAATATGGTGCCTGCTGAATTAGCGGTGGCTAACTTCAGGGCTCAGAGAGGAGCTTCCAGTACAACCCTTAGCTGGAATCTTAGCTGGCCTATGAGTGATGTGCTGTATGAGGTGTTCCGTAGCACAGATAACGTGAATTTTACAAAGGTAAGCACGGTAAAAGGATCTACTGATGAAGTAGTAGCTTTCAGTGTAACAGATGGTGTGCCCGTGAAAGGAACCGTTTATTACTACTATGTAAAAGCTTCCAAAGCAGGTTTAACAGCCCATCAAAGTTATATAGCTATTGTTGATCCAAGTATTCCCATTGATGGGGAGTTCAGGTCAGCGGGTTCAGGCTTCTGGACAAATGCAACTACCGGCAATGGAGCAAATGCTTCCTCTATCTGGGAGAAATATAGTGCCTCCACTAAGACTTGGGTATTACAAGCAAAAGGTGTTCAACCGAACAGTGTGAACGTAACCATCAGAGAGGGGCATTCTGTAATAGTAGACGGACTGAAAAATGCCAATAACCTGACCATAGAAAGTGGGGCAGTACTGAAAGGTAATGGGGGATACAACACCACTCCAAATGCGCAGACCTTGCGTATTGGCGCAGGTTCGGCAGCAAGTGTGCTTCTCCAGAACGATGGCGTTTTTGGGGGTAATAGCAATCCTGATGATTTGATCATCATGGAATTCAATCCTGCCTGTGCTTCTGTGTTATGGACGGGTTCAGGGACTTCCAGAATTACCCGCCTGCGTCCAGTGCCTGGAAATACGAACCCGTTGCAGGTAACCTTTGACCAGGATGTGGACCTTTCTTTCAACAACGCTGCCTTCACTGCCTATTACAACCACGTCAGCAATACCACTAATGAGAATGTTACCTTCACTATCAATAAAGGGAAAACGGTAAGATTAGTACATCCTTCGGGTTCTTTTAGCCCTACTGGAACCAGTACAGCAAACCCAGGTGGTAATTACACTTATAATATTGATGGTACGCTGGATCTGAGTGCCACTACTACCAATTCTAATCTGGTGCCTCTTTCTACCAACGCATCTTCCCTGATCTCTCTCAACATTGGTAGCAGCGGAACTTTGAAATTGGGTACTGGATTCAATACTGTGAACAGCGCACCATCTTCAACCAGCAATGGCAGAGTGGTGATGACCGTGGCAGACGGAGGTACAATTGATGCAACTAAAACAACCAATCTAAGACTTGGGACCAATTACTTCATCATGTCTGAAAATGCCGTCCTGAAACGGGCAGTAGGAGCTACGGCAGTTACTTTCCCAATAGGTACGGCAACCAACAGCTACAATCCAGTTACTTTAACGAACACCGGTACCTTTGATAACTTTGCTATAACCGTTAAAAACACCTTTGACAACCCCGTTACGGAGCCAGGTAAAGTGGTGAACAAGCAATGGAGTATAAAGGAAGATGTAGAGGGAGGAAGTATGTTAGCTGCCCAGTTTGGATGGAATGCGGCTGATCAGGCAAGTGCCTTTGATCCTGCGCAGCAGCTTTATGTAATGAAGTATGCAGACGGAGATTGGGAAACCACGGCTGCCACACTCACTGGCAGCGGAACAACTGCCAGCCCTTACGTAGCCACAGCCACTGGATTTACCAACTTGTCTTTCTTTGGAGTGACCACCTTCACGAAAGCAATTCCAACCCTGAAAATGGAAGATGGCACCTTTACGTATAATGGTCAACCATATTCTGCTACTGCCTATGCGTATGGTGTAAATGGGTCAGAGGATAGGTTGCAACCAGAAGTAACGTTGGTTTACAAAGATGCAGCAGGAACAACGCTGGCGGGGCTACCGGTTGAGGCTGGCGTTTATACCGTTGAAGCTGCTTTTGCCGGAAACAAATACTATACAGCTGCTTCTAAAACTGCCATCCTCACGATCAACCCCGCGGCAATAACCGTTAAGGCAGATCCGCTTACCAAACAGTGGAGCGATCCAGACCCAGTGTTATCCTTTGTTGTGGAAGGCACACTGATAGGTACAGATACGTTCACTGGTTCATTGGAGCGTTTGGCAGGAGAAGAGCTAGGTACCTACACGGTTAATCAGGGAACGTTGGCGCTGAGCAGCAACTATGTTCTTACGTTTGTGCCTAATATCTTGACCATAACGCAAGAGGACGCCCTGATCACGTTTACAGGGTCACAGTTTGTAAACACATCCTGCGCTACCTGTTCTGGTGCAACTGTAACCTTAAGCGCTACCATTCAGGACATATCTGCTACGGGTGACGCTGCAGGCGATGTTCATCCGGGAGACATCAGTAAGGCTAAGGTGCGCTTTGTGAACAGGGAGACCAATACCGCTATTTCTGACTGGTTGTCTGTAGTACTTGTAAATAATGCTGATAAGCTCACCGGAACGGCTGTCTATAACTGGGCAACCACTACCGGAGCCAGCGATGCGGCAGACTACACCATCGGTATTGAAGTAGACAACGGTCCTTATTTCAGGAACAGTGCTGCCGATAATGTGACGGTGTTAGTGGCCAAGCCTTTGAATGACTTTGTAGTAGGAGCGGGTGCTATTTCCACCTCAAATTCAAAGGGGCAGTATGCAGCTGATGCAGGAGCAAAGATTCATTTTGCCGCTAATGTGAAATACAATAAATCAGGTAAAAACCTGCAGGGACGTGTTAACGTGATCTTCAGCAGAACGGAGGCTGATGGTATTGCCCATGTGTATCAACTGAAAGGGAATGTGATGAACTCACTTTCAACTAACACAGCTGACCAGATGAACAAGCTGGCTGTGTTCACAGGCAAAGCTGCCATGGTAGATATCACAAATCCGCTGAACCCATTGTCAGTAGCAGGTAATCTTACATTGCAGGTGGAGATGACTGATAAGGGGGTAACTGGCGCCAATGATGCAATAAGTTTCACTGTTTGGACCAACGAAGGAGGGCTACTGCTTTCCAGCAAATGGACGGGTACCTCTTCTGCCAAAACAAACTTGAGCGGCGGGAACATTTCTATCACTGGTGGCAGTGTTACATCAGGTAATGTAACCAGTACCCAAGTGTCCACGATGGGTATAGAAACAGGCAAACCGCAAGTTCGGGTGTATCCAATTCCGAGCAATTCTTACTTCACCCTAGTGCTTGAAGGAACTGAGGGGGAAACAGCAGAGGTGATGGTGCGTGATCTAACTAACCGTAAAGTTGAGCAGTTCAAAAGTGAAGTTGATAAATCTGTTCAGTTCGGCGACAAACTTGCTGCTGGAACCTACCTTGTAGAAATCTGGCAAGGTGGGAAACGCACTACCATCAAGGTGGTGAAGCAATAA
- the uvsE gene encoding UV DNA damage repair endonuclease UvsE, protein MKIGYPCVNESLDCSSATTFRLASYNEERLVQTVEKNLTCLRRILEYNLEHGFLFFRMSSELVPFASHEINTYNWQQHFQMTFRRLGDFIKKHNMRISMHPDQFVVLNSPDERIVRNSIAELVYQGTVMDLMGLDSTAKLQIHAGGVYGDKPAALKRFIQTYHTMPDNVKARLVVENDDRLYSLRDCLELNSETGIPILFDNFHHECLNNGEPMEEALQLAAGTWHPEKDGVLMMDYSSQSPGDRKGKHVTSIETDLFREFLSHLNGLDVDIMLEIKDKEASCLRARQVLEELALV, encoded by the coding sequence ATGAAGATCGGATATCCTTGCGTGAATGAATCTCTGGACTGTAGCTCAGCCACTACCTTCCGGTTGGCGTCTTACAATGAGGAGCGGCTGGTGCAGACGGTGGAGAAGAACCTGACTTGCCTGCGCCGGATTTTGGAGTACAACCTGGAGCACGGGTTTCTGTTCTTTAGAATGAGTTCTGAGTTGGTGCCGTTTGCCTCACATGAAATCAACACTTACAATTGGCAGCAGCACTTCCAGATGACGTTCCGGCGTTTGGGCGATTTCATCAAAAAGCACAACATGCGAATCTCCATGCACCCAGACCAGTTTGTGGTGCTCAACTCGCCAGATGAACGTATTGTGCGCAACAGCATTGCGGAACTGGTGTACCAGGGCACAGTGATGGATTTAATGGGGCTGGACTCTACGGCCAAGCTGCAGATCCATGCCGGTGGTGTGTACGGCGACAAACCCGCGGCCCTCAAACGCTTTATCCAGACCTACCACACCATGCCCGACAACGTGAAAGCGCGTCTGGTGGTGGAGAACGATGACCGCCTGTACAGCCTGCGTGATTGCCTGGAACTGAACTCTGAGACCGGGATTCCCATTTTGTTTGACAATTTCCACCATGAATGCCTGAACAACGGCGAACCCATGGAAGAGGCGCTGCAACTGGCGGCTGGCACCTGGCATCCAGAAAAAGACGGCGTACTCATGATGGATTACAGCTCCCAATCGCCGGGAGATAGAAAGGGCAAGCACGTGACCAGCATTGAAACCGATTTGTTTCGGGAGTTTCTCAGCCACTTGAACGGTTTAGACGTAGATATCATGTTGGAAATCAAAGACAAAGAAGCCAGTTGCCTGCGCGCGCGCCAGGTATTGGAAGAATTGGCTTTGGTCTGA